CTCTATAGGATTGATGTCTTTTCTTTCGTCGATGACAGTGGAGATCTTCACAAAAACGTCGCTTTGACAGATGAATTAATCCACAAAAACTTAGGGTGCCATTACGGATGTGGCATTTTTGAACTCACAAAAAAATGAATATAGATACGATAAAGAAACACGCCTTCTTGATATTGTTTGTCGCGTTATTACTCGCAATATACTTTGCAACTTACCGAAACTACCTTTTATTTCACTCCATCGCTGAGATTTTCTCCATCGTTATAGCGTGTTGTATATTCATCTTGGCGTGGAATACAAAAAATTTTATAAGCAACAACTACTTACTATTTTTAGGCATCGCTTATCTATTCGTCGGTATAATCGATTTTGTCCACACGCTCGCCTATAAAGGAATGAACATTTTTGTAGGATACGATGCCAACTTACCTACCCAACTATGGATCGCCGCACGGTACACAGAATCAATCTCTCTCCTAATTGCTCCTATTTTTGTTGATAAACGCATCAATCTGACTGTAACACTCGTTATCTTTTTTATCTTTTGCAGCTTTTTACTAGCTTCTATATTTTACTGGGACATTTTTCCCGATTGTTTCATTGAAGGAAAGGGTTTAACCACCTTCAAGATTGCAAGTGAGTACGTAATATCAATCATACTTTGCGGTGCTATAGTTACCCTCTTAAGAATCAGAGAACGCTTTGACCCTGTAATATTACGCTACCTTTTGGCTGCAATAGGTTTTACCATAGCTGCAGAACTTGCCTTCACCTTCTACGTACATGTATATGGCCTGTCCAATATGATAGGCCATTACTTTAAGATCATCTCTTTTTACTTTGTCTACAAAGCCATTTTCGAAACAGGGGTGTCAAATCCTTACTCCTTACTGTTGAAAGACCTGAAAGAACGGCAAGATCAACTGAAAGATGCCCACATTCTGGCTAGGCTGGGGCACTGGTCGTGGGACCTTAAAACTGACAAAAGGACATGGTCGGAAGAAACATTTCATATCTTTGGTATTCCTAGGGAAAAGGGTGAACCATCATGGGAAGGAATAAAAGCAATGATCCATCCCGATGATTTACCTCTCTTTCTGAGTACAATTGAAGACGCCAGAAATAGAGGTGTTTCATATGAAATGGACTTCCGTATAATAAGACCAGATAGAGAACACAGATGGATACACGCTTTAGGTCATGTGAAGAAAAATGAAGAGAATAAGGTTGTTGGTCTATTTGGCACCATTCAGGATATCACCCACCGCAAAAGACTAGAGGAATCCGTCAATACTGAGCGAAAGCGATTCCTAAATCTCATTGAGAATTTACCTTTTGCCCTCATCCTCATGGACAAAAAGGGGAATTTTCTCTACGTGAATCCTCGGTTCACAGAGATCTTCGGTTACGACCTCGGGGACGTACCCGACGAAAAACATTGGTTCGAGAAGGCATTTCCGAACCCTTCATACCGACAGGAAGTGGAGAAGGCATGGTTAGAGAATTTCAAAAAACCCGGACTGTGGCAACGAAAAGCTCTGACTTACAAAACCCGCTGCAAGAATGGAGAGCTAAAATTCATCAATTTTGAAGCTGTGGAACTCCCCTCAGAACAGGTTATGGTAACCTGCCAAGACGTAACTGAACAGAAACTCCTGGAGAAAAAACTCGAGGACATAAGCATCACCGACGAACTGACAGGTATTCTAAATCGCCGCGGATTCACCACCTTGGCACAACAGCAGCTCAAAATTGCCGAAAGAACCAAAAAGCCCATGCTGTTATTCTTCATCGATTTGGATAAAATGAAGGAAATAAACGACACTTTAGGGCATCAGAAGGGAGACGAAGCTCTGAGGGAAACCTCAGCGATTCTCAAAAAAACCTTCAGAAAATCGGACATTATAGGACGTATTGGAGGTGACGAATTCGCGGTTTTAGTCTTAAATGCAGGGGAAAAGGAAAAGTTTCTGTTTGAGACGAGACTCAGTGAAATTATAAGACTAAGGAATGCCTCTACACAAAAAGACTATCAACTTTCATTTAGTATGGGATGTGCTGTTTACGACCCAGATAATCCCCAGAACCTTGACTCCCTTATGTCAAAGGCAGATACCTTAATGTACCAGGCCAAACGTGGATCTGATCTTAAAAAATTACAAAATTGAAAAATAATAATTACTCTGCAAGAAAAAACATCTTTTTCGGCAATGGAACACATTTGGTCCAAAAGCAAAATAATTGAGTTTTCCGACATCAAAGGAGACCTTCACGTACACACAAACTGGAGTGACGGTGCTCATTACGTAGAGGAAATGGCTTATGCAGCCATTGATCTAGGGTATGAATACATTGCCATCACGGATCACTATAGAGGAAAAAGTGGAACTCGGGGGTTGGATGAAAACCGTCTCAAAAAACAAATTGAAGAAATAAAACTCTTAAACGAACGCCTTCATCCTTTCAGAATTCTTACTGGCATTGAGGTGGACATTAACTTTGATGGCTCACTGGATCTACCTGATAGTATAATTGACGAACTCAACGTTGTCATAGCGGCCATCCATTCATCCTTTGGCCAGAGTGGAGAACAGATAACGATGCGCATTCTCATTGCCTTAAGAAATCCTTATGTGAACATCTTAGGTCACCCCACTTGTGTCTGTGTAAATGCGGACTACATAAAAAAGATCATTGATGAAGCTAAAAAATACGGAAAATCCATCGAAATTAACTCTATGCCCGAAAGACGTAACGACAATGATCTCCTAATCTACCACGCAAGGGAAAGAGGAGTCATGCTTTCACTGGCTACAGACTCTCATCAGGTTGAACAGCTAAGCCTAATGTACTCCGGTGTCGGCATGGCAAGAAGGAATTTGTGTGAAAAAAAGCACCTCCTCAACTGTCTTCCCCTTGAAAATCTCCTCTCTCTCCTTAAAAAACACCGTCAATATTTCGATCATTAACCCACGTGGCCGGGTTTGTCAGGTTCGTGACATCAAAAAATCTTCACTCACGAATGAAACCCACACTTAAGAGGTCTTTAATTGAGATGAATATACTGATACCTCTCACCGAGTTGGGAACCGATGCGCTGGAAAAGGTCTCTTATGTGGTCATCCATCGTCAGGTAGAAAATCTGCCATCCGCTGCTTGCCAGTTCAACTAAACTCTCGACCACAAACGGCCTGCGCTCATAATCGGTATGCTGAAAAGCATCGTCCAGAAAGAGAAAACAACCCTCACCCCGGAGGAGCTTTTTTAAAAACGCGATACGGAGGGCAAGGAGCACCTGCTCCCTGGTACCAGTGCTAAGATCAGCCAACTTGAAATCGTAAGTTCCATCGGAAACAAATAGCACTTCTGGTTTCCCCTCATCTTCTGGAGCTAGGAAAATACGATCATACCTTTTAGTAAGTCGGTAAATCATTCCACTGACTTCAGGATCATTAAGAAACGCCTCGATCTTCTTCGCTTCTTCCCCATCGAGTTCTCTGATGGTTGAAGAAAGCAGAATTTTTGAAATCAGACAGGCCTCGACCTTCTTAAGTTGGTCTCTTATCCATCCAATCTTACGGAATAGTGAATCGAGTAAAACATTCCAAGAAGCGGAAAAATCACACCCAGTAGAAATCGCTACTTTCTGCCTAAGACCTCTCAATACATCCTCTAAGTTTGTCAAATCACTAGAAATAACCTCCAGCTTCTCTTCCACCTCTTGAACTTTGCCCAAAGAGTATTCCTCACCGGGATCCACGGCAACATACTTTTCTTCAGGTACTCCAAAACCTTTAAGCTCTCCTCGTTTGGTAGATAGTTCAGCTTCCAAATCTCTCTTCAGGTTTTCCCATTCTCGCAATTTCTTTTCCCAGAATTCCGGCTCAACTCTATCTCCAAACCTCACAAACCAGTTATTGATTTCACTCCGCAAGTCATTCAGTTGAACATTGAGTTCATCATAAAGGAGGGATAAATGTTCCTTCGTCATCTCGGCCTGGTTTATTCTATCAAGTTTCACCTTCAACCGCTCCAGCTCCTCTTGCCTAAACTCAACTCGAGGATCTTCGCACTCAAAATCCTCCTGTTTGACATCCAGGCGTGCCAACAGACCGGTAATTTCCTCACATTCCTGCTTCAACCGGACTGCACTGCTTTTGTTCTCCTCAATCACCCTTTTTAGTCTTTCCTCAACCGGGCTTTTGGAATCGATACCATCTGAGAGAGCAGAATTTATTTCCAATACAAGAGCGTTGAATTCCCGGCTCCACTCATCAATTCGCTTCTTCGAAACTTCGAATTCATAAAATTCGTTCTCAAGATATTTCTCTCTGGCTTCAAGATCAGCAAATGTACATAATTCCTGACCGTATTTCATCTGGTATCTATCCTTCAAGGCCCGTAGCTCATGCTCTTTGGCTTGATCGGTTTGAGGCCGTGAAATTTGCACCATGAGCAAAATCAATCCCATCAAGGTCAAGATCATAAGAAAAAACGAAAGACCTGGTTTATCGAACAGTTGCAGTACCATTCCCGCCAGGGCTAAAAACAACGTCGCAAATAGAACCAAGCGCAGGGAGACAAAAGACTTTCCCATATCTTCCCTTAGCTTCAAATAATGTTCCTTAGCCGCCTTCAACCACAGATATTCCTCGACTTTTTCTTCTCTTCTTCTCAGCCCTTCCTCTTCCTGACTTAAAAGATTCAGTTTTTCAACATACCTTCTATGAAGATCCTCAAGCCGTCTAGTGCTTTGTTCTATGTTTTCCAGCTTTTCAAACTTTCTGTTTCTTTCCCCGGACAAAATATAAGCCATGTAACGCCGGGCCCTATCCTGGAGGTTTAATTCCTTTTCGACTTCATCCCTGCACTTCAGCTCAATTTCAATTCTCAAAAGTTGCTCCTCCAGTTTTGCGGTTTCCCGGGTTTTCTGTCTGAAGTTCTCGATTTTATTTTTTATTTCGTCGATTTCATCTTTGGTAGGCAACTTACTGAGTCTTTCCTCCAACTTGACTATACCCTGGAACAGCACATACGCATGGTGATTGCGAGCCAGTTCCAAACTCCTCTTCCTCTCTTCAAGCTCTTTTTTTCTATCCTGGAGAGATCTCAGCTCCCCCAAATCGCACTTTTCGACAACTTCCTGGAGCAGCTCTTCAAGATGACGAAGTTCTGTTTTCAACTGGTGATAACTTTTGGCTTCACTTGCCTGCTGAACGATATCAATCCATCCTTCATCCTCCAAAAGAGTTGCCTTTTTAAACGTATTCCCAATCTCCTCATTGATCTTGTTTAAAATTCTCTGCTGGGAGAAGAGAGTCTTCAGGAATTCAACTGTGAGTCCACACTCGCTGCGGATAATTTCCACCTCCCCAGCCCTTACCACCAAAAGTTTTACCAGTTCGGGAGGCAAACCGTAACCAGTTGATTCGATGATATAATCCTCCAATTTTTTCCTAGACTTGGGGGTAAATTCCAAGGTTAATCGATCACTGAAACAACCGACCAGAGTGATTTTACCGCTCGCTTGTTGGCGAATATATCCCCAATCGTTCTTCTTCTTAACCTTAAATAGAGAGTTGATAATAAGATCAGTTAGAAAGGATTTGCCGGACTCGTTTCTCCCATATATAAGTATTAAATCCTTCGATTCGAGGTCCAACCACAATTTTTTCACAAGAGGTCCACATTCATTAACCCGGATTTTGCTTATTCTCATGATTCATCTCATCCCGAAAATAATCTCCGCAGCCTCCTTTATAACATCATCGTCTGAGGTAAGAAATCTACTGAGATCAGTTTGTTGAATTTTTTCATGTAATTTTTTGAGCAAAAGAATTCTAACCTCTGTCTCATCATCAGATACGTTAAGCTCACTAAAATCAGCACCTGAGGCATCGTAAAAATTTATTCCTCGATTGGTAATCTCATCACTTATAATTCTGGATAATTTTCCCTTATCCCTCGTAAATCCCCGTACCTGCAGTTTCAAACGCACCTTTTTAAGATCCCCATCGCTGAGATTCCAATTTTTCAACATCTTATCGATTTTTTCTTTTATCCAAGTTTCCTCATTATCCAGCGGTATTACTAGCAGTTCCTCTTTAAAATAGATCACTGAAGTTTCAACTCCTCTGCTTTCCAGCTCGTCACTATCTGTGTCATATATAAGAAACCTTCGTTTGCCAGTTTCGTTTATATCGAGACCACAGGGGGATCCTGGATAGTTTACCCTAGTTTTCCGATCAAAAGCAGGATCGGGCTGATGGATGTGTCCGAGGAACACACGCAGCGGCAAAAACTTTTCCAAGATGCGTCTTGTCAAGGGCATATAAACACCTTCTTCGTAGACATTGGGCAGACGCGCACCAGAAATCCAGTCCCCATGACCAAAGATTACAAATTTACCTTGCAGTTTATTCCTAATCATGAAACCCTGTATTGCCTCGTCGAGAGAAAAAAAGGGGCTGTAGGGAAAAAAAACGGCTTGAATCCCGCCAACCGTTTCTCGACAGGGTTCTTCAATTATCCTCACATTTTTGGATGAGAAACTCTTTTGCTTAATTCCAACGTCGTGGTTCCCAGGAAGAACGGTTATTCTCAATTCCTTATAAGTAGAGCAGAGCTCATCAAAATCGTGGCAATTGTTAAAATCCTTGTCAAACAGATCTCCCAGGATAAAGACATGCCCTATTCCCTCAACTGTGCACGTCTGAAATATATCATCAAGCGCATCATAGCGGTTCGGGGTTCTTTCTTTTGATCGAAGATGTACGTCAGCTGTTATGGCAATCTTCATCGCTTACCCCCTAAGCAAAAGATCCCATATCCTCTATCAACGTTATT
The Syntrophales bacterium genome window above contains:
- a CDS encoding PHP domain-containing protein, coding for MEHIWSKSKIIEFSDIKGDLHVHTNWSDGAHYVEEMAYAAIDLGYEYIAITDHYRGKSGTRGLDENRLKKQIEEIKLLNERLHPFRILTGIEVDINFDGSLDLPDSIIDELNVVIAAIHSSFGQSGEQITMRILIALRNPYVNILGHPTCVCVNADYIKKIIDEAKKYGKSIEINSMPERRNDNDLLIYHARERGVMLSLATDSHQVEQLSLMYSGVGMARRNLCEKKHLLNCLPLENLLSLLKKHRQYFDH
- a CDS encoding metallophosphoesterase family protein — translated: MKIAITADVHLRSKERTPNRYDALDDIFQTCTVEGIGHVFILGDLFDKDFNNCHDFDELCSTYKELRITVLPGNHDVGIKQKSFSSKNVRIIEEPCRETVGGIQAVFFPYSPFFSLDEAIQGFMIRNKLQGKFVIFGHGDWISGARLPNVYEEGVYMPLTRRILEKFLPLRVFLGHIHQPDPAFDRKTRVNYPGSPCGLDINETGKRRFLIYDTDSDELESRGVETSVIYFKEELLVIPLDNEETWIKEKIDKMLKNWNLSDGDLKKVRLKLQVRGFTRDKGKLSRIISDEITNRGINFYDASGADFSELNVSDDETEVRILLLKKLHEKIQQTDLSRFLTSDDDVIKEAAEIIFGMR
- a CDS encoding AAA family ATPase; the protein is MRISKIRVNECGPLVKKLWLDLESKDLILIYGRNESGKSFLTDLIINSLFKVKKKNDWGYIRQQASGKITLVGCFSDRLTLEFTPKSRKKLEDYIIESTGYGLPPELVKLLVVRAGEVEIIRSECGLTVEFLKTLFSQQRILNKINEEIGNTFKKATLLEDEGWIDIVQQASEAKSYHQLKTELRHLEELLQEVVEKCDLGELRSLQDRKKELEERKRSLELARNHHAYVLFQGIVKLEERLSKLPTKDEIDEIKNKIENFRQKTRETAKLEEQLLRIEIELKCRDEVEKELNLQDRARRYMAYILSGERNRKFEKLENIEQSTRRLEDLHRRYVEKLNLLSQEEEGLRRREEKVEEYLWLKAAKEHYLKLREDMGKSFVSLRLVLFATLFLALAGMVLQLFDKPGLSFFLMILTLMGLILLMVQISRPQTDQAKEHELRALKDRYQMKYGQELCTFADLEAREKYLENEFYEFEVSKKRIDEWSREFNALVLEINSALSDGIDSKSPVEERLKRVIEENKSSAVRLKQECEEITGLLARLDVKQEDFECEDPRVEFRQEELERLKVKLDRINQAEMTKEHLSLLYDELNVQLNDLRSEINNWFVRFGDRVEPEFWEKKLREWENLKRDLEAELSTKRGELKGFGVPEEKYVAVDPGEEYSLGKVQEVEEKLEVISSDLTNLEDVLRGLRQKVAISTGCDFSASWNVLLDSLFRKIGWIRDQLKKVEACLISKILLSSTIRELDGEEAKKIEAFLNDPEVSGMIYRLTKRYDRIFLAPEDEGKPEVLFVSDGTYDFKLADLSTGTREQVLLALRIAFLKKLLRGEGCFLFLDDAFQHTDYERRPFVVESLVELASSGWQIFYLTMDDHIRDLFQRIGSQLGERYQYIHLN
- a CDS encoding diguanylate cyclase, whose amino-acid sequence is MNIDTIKKHAFLILFVALLLAIYFATYRNYLLFHSIAEIFSIVIACCIFILAWNTKNFISNNYLLFLGIAYLFVGIIDFVHTLAYKGMNIFVGYDANLPTQLWIAARYTESISLLIAPIFVDKRINLTVTLVIFFIFCSFLLASIFYWDIFPDCFIEGKGLTTFKIASEYVISIILCGAIVTLLRIRERFDPVILRYLLAAIGFTIAAELAFTFYVHVYGLSNMIGHYFKIISFYFVYKAIFETGVSNPYSLLLKDLKERQDQLKDAHILARLGHWSWDLKTDKRTWSEETFHIFGIPREKGEPSWEGIKAMIHPDDLPLFLSTIEDARNRGVSYEMDFRIIRPDREHRWIHALGHVKKNEENKVVGLFGTIQDITHRKRLEESVNTERKRFLNLIENLPFALILMDKKGNFLYVNPRFTEIFGYDLGDVPDEKHWFEKAFPNPSYRQEVEKAWLENFKKPGLWQRKALTYKTRCKNGELKFINFEAVELPSEQVMVTCQDVTEQKLLEKKLEDISITDELTGILNRRGFTTLAQQQLKIAERTKKPMLLFFIDLDKMKEINDTLGHQKGDEALRETSAILKKTFRKSDIIGRIGGDEFAVLVLNAGEKEKFLFETRLSEIIRLRNASTQKDYQLSFSMGCAVYDPDNPQNLDSLMSKADTLMYQAKRGSDLKKLQN